Proteins encoded together in one Macadamia integrifolia cultivar HAES 741 chromosome 8, SCU_Mint_v3, whole genome shotgun sequence window:
- the LOC122087361 gene encoding polyadenylate-binding protein 2-like, translating into MEQQYQGEEQEQNDHEQEHEVYGGEIPDEGEMEADVDMSGADNEEDPNAKEDLEEMKKRLKEIEEEAGALREMQAKVEKEMGAVQDPSSAAATQAEKEEVDSRSIYVGNVDYACTPEEVQQHFQSCGTVNRVTILTDKFGQPKGFAYVEFVEVDAVQNALLLNESELHGRQLKVSAKRTNIPGMKQYRGRRPNPYLGFRGRRPFMPGPPFLAPYGYGKVPRFRRPMRYRPYY; encoded by the exons atggagCAACAATATCAAGGAGAAGAGCAGGAACAGAACGACCATGAACAGGAGCATGAGGTCTACGGTGGAGAAATACCTGACGAAGGAGAGATGGAAGCTGATGTCGACATGTCCGGTGCCGACAACGAAGAAGATCCTAATGCCAAGGag GACCttgaggaaatgaagaagaggcTTAAGGAGATCGAAGAAGAAGCAGGTGCTCTTCGTGAGATGCAGGCGAAAGTTGAGAAGGAGATGGGGGCCGTTCAAg ATCCCTCTAGTGCTGCTGCAACACAGGCTGAAAAAGAGGAAGTGGATTCACGCTCAATATATGTCGGTAAT GTAGACTATGCATGTACTCCTGAGGAAGTCCAGCAGCATTTCCAGTCTTGTGGAACGGTGAACAGAGTCACGATTTTGACAGACAAGTTTGGTCAGCCAAAGGGATTTGCTTACGTTGAATTTGTTGAAGTAGATGCAGTTCAAAATGCTCTTCTGTTAAACGAATCGGAGTTGCATGGTCGTCAGTTGAAG GTATCTGCCAAGCGTACCAACATTCCTGGAATGAAACAGTACCGAGGGAGGCGGCCTAATCCATATCTTGGTTTTCGAGGCCGGAGACCCTTCATGCCTGGCCCCCCTTTCCTTGCTCCATATGGATATGG CAAGGTCCCAAGGTTCAGGCGGCCTATGCGATATAGGCCTTATTATTAA